The following proteins are encoded in a genomic region of Fervidobacterium pennivorans DSM 9078:
- a CDS encoding Fur family transcriptional regulator, producing MHVDNLKKELRDRKYRMTPQREQVLKVFVETNSEHLGAEEVYRYLLNKKLNVSKATVYRTIDLLVELGFLRKLQFGEGVYRYELVDREGKHSHFICNSCGRIYELKGELSPDKVMSMYVEFLKNKGYIVEEIDLKFRGLCPKCSKK from the coding sequence ATGCATGTCGACAATCTAAAAAAAGAGCTAAGAGATAGGAAATATAGGATGACTCCACAACGAGAACAAGTTTTAAAAGTCTTCGTAGAAACCAATAGTGAACACTTGGGTGCTGAGGAGGTTTATAGATATCTTTTAAACAAAAAGCTCAATGTAAGCAAAGCAACAGTCTACAGGACTATAGATTTACTGGTCGAACTCGGTTTTCTGAGAAAGTTGCAATTCGGAGAAGGAGTATACAGATACGAACTTGTTGATAGGGAAGGAAAACATTCACATTTTATTTGCAATTCTTGTGGCAGAATATACGAACTAAAGGGGGAGCTTTCTCCCGATAAAGTAATGAGTATGTACGTGGAATTTTTGAAAAATAAAGGTTACATCGTGGAAGAAATTGACCTGAAGTTCAGGGGGTTATGCCCAAAATGCTCTAAGAAGTGA